Below is a window of Actinomycetota bacterium DNA.
GTGCCGGCCGGGGTGCGGTGGACGTCGCTGTGGAGCTGCGGGAAGCCGTTGGACACGTCGCCGCCGAGGCGCTCGAAGAGGTCGTGGGGGTCCATGTGGGGGCAGTCTAGTGGGGCCTGCCGACGCGCGCCTCACTTAGCATGGCGCGAGATGGACATCGAACAGACCCAGCGCCACCTGGGGGAGATGAGCCCCCACGAGATCGCGGACGAGCTCGAGCGGCTCGACCGCGAGGAGCGGGCGCTCGCGTTCAGGCTCCTGCCTCGGGACCGGGCGCTGGAGGTGTTCGAGGACCTCGACGCGCCCCTCCAGCAGGAGCTGCTCGAGGCGCTGCGGGACGAGTCGGTGCGCCGCCTCTTCGAGGAGATGGACCCCGACGACCGGGCCCGACTCCTCGACGAGCTCCCGGCGAAGGTGGCCAAGCGCCTGGTGGCGGGCCTCAGCCCGCACGAGAGGGCGCTGACCTCGGTCCTGCTCGGCTACCCCGAGGAGTCGGCCGGCCGGATCATGAGCCCGGAGTACGTCAACCTGCGGGCCTCCATGACCGTCGAGGAGGCCCTCGCCAAGGTGAGGCGGGCCGGCCAGGAGGCGGAGACGGTCTACGCGCTGCCGGTCACCGACGACCAGAGGCGCCTCGTGGGCGTCGTCGGTCTCCGCGCGCTCGTCCTGGCCAGCCCCCAGATGCACGTGTCGGCGCTGATGACGCCCAAGGAGGAGGTCGTCTTCGGACGCGTGACCGACGACCAGGAGGACGCGGCACGACTGGTCGGCGACGCCAGCCTGATCGCGCTGCCGGTCGTGGACTCCGAGGACCGCCTGGTCGGGATCATCACCTTCGACGACGCGATGGCGGTCCTCGAGCGCGAGAGCACCGAGGACGTCGCGCGCGCCGGGGCCTCGCAGCCCCTGGACCGCCCCTACCTGGCGTCGTCGCTCTTCCAGGTCGCCCGCAGCCGCGCCATGTGGCTGCTGCTGCTCGGCGTGGCGGCCACGCTCACGGTCAACGTCCTGCAGTACTTCGAGGACACGCTCGACGAGGTCGTGACGCTGGCGCTGTTCATCCCGCTGCTCATGGGGACCGGGGGAAACACGGGCGCGCAGTCGGTGACGACCATCGTGCGGGCCATGGCGCTGGGCGAGGTGCGTTTCGGCGACGTCCTCAGGGTGATCTGGCGAGAGGCGCGCGTAGGGATACTCCTGGGAGCCATCCTCGGCGTCCTGGCATTCCTGCCCGTCAGCATCTTCTTCGACGGGGACCTGGCGCTCGTGATCTCGCTCACGCTGATCAGCGTCTGCACGCTGGCCGCGACGGCCGGCTCCCTGCTCCCGATGCTCGCCAAGCGCGTGGGGGTCGACCCCGCGGTCGTGAGCGCGCCGCTCATCACGACCTTCGTCGACGCGACCGGGCTCGTGATCTACTTCCTGATCGCCAAGGCGATCCTGGACCTCTAGCCGCTACTTCTTCTTGGCGCCCTTGCGCATCGCGTCGGTCTTCTCCTGACGGCGACGGAAGCGATCGACCCGGCCCCCCGTGTCCACGAACTTCTGCTTGCCCGTGTAGAAGGGGTGACACTCCGAGCAGATCTCGACCTTTATCTCCCCCACCGTCGAACGGGTGAGGAAGTCGTTGCCGCAGGCGCAGTGCACGCGGCACGTCCCGTACTGAGGGTGGATCTCGGACTTCATCAGCTGCTCCCTGGGTGCTTGGCTATCTCTTTGAGGAACTCGGCGTTGGACTTCGTCTGCTTCATCTTATCGATGAGCAGCTCGATGGCCTGAGCCGCGTCGAGGGCGTGGAGCACTCGCCTGAGCCTCCAGGCGAGCTGGAGCTCCTCGGAGGACATGAGCAGCTCCTCCTTGCGGGTCCCCGAGCCCTCCACGTTGATGGCCGGGAACAGCCTCTTCTCGGCGAGGCTGCGGTCCAGGCGCACCTCCATGTTCCCGGTGCCCTTGAACTCCTCGAAGATGACCTCGTCCATCCTCGAGCCCGTCTCGACGAGGCAGGAAGCGATGATCGTGAACGACCCGCCCTCCTCGATGTTCCGGGCCTTCCCGAAGAACCGCTTGGGGGCTCCCAGCGCGGTCGAGTCGATACCGCCGGACAGGATCTTCCCGGACGCGGGGGCGGCGAGGTTGTACGCGCGCGCCATCCTGGTGATCGAGTCGAGCAGGACGACGACGTCCGTCCCGCCCTCGACGAGGCGCATCGCACGCTCGAGCACCAGCTCCGAGACCTGGATGTGGTCGTCCGCGGGCCGGTCGAAGGTCGAGGCCACGACCTCGGCCGCCTTGACCGTCCGCTTCCAGTCGGTGACCTCCTC
It encodes the following:
- the mgtE gene encoding magnesium transporter, with product MDIEQTQRHLGEMSPHEIADELERLDREERALAFRLLPRDRALEVFEDLDAPLQQELLEALRDESVRRLFEEMDPDDRARLLDELPAKVAKRLVAGLSPHERALTSVLLGYPEESAGRIMSPEYVNLRASMTVEEALAKVRRAGQEAETVYALPVTDDQRRLVGVVGLRALVLASPQMHVSALMTPKEEVVFGRVTDDQEDAARLVGDASLIALPVVDSEDRLVGIITFDDAMAVLERESTEDVARAGASQPLDRPYLASSLFQVARSRAMWLLLLGVAATLTVNVLQYFEDTLDEVVTLALFIPLLMGTGGNTGAQSVTTIVRAMALGEVRFGDVLRVIWREARVGILLGAILGVLAFLPVSIFFDGDLALVISLTLISVCTLAATAGSLLPMLAKRVGVDPAVVSAPLITTFVDATGLVIYFLIAKAILDL
- the rpmE gene encoding 50S ribosomal protein L31, with the protein product MKSEIHPQYGTCRVHCACGNDFLTRSTVGEIKVEICSECHPFYTGKQKFVDTGGRVDRFRRRQEKTDAMRKGAKKK